The DNA segment CGCTCTGTCGTGCGGGGGAGCGGGTGCGCCTGACGGTCTTCATGCAGGTGTCGGAGGCCGGGGCCTCGCTCTTCGGGTTCGCCGACGAGCGGGAGCGGGAGCTCTTCCTCAAAATCACGACGATCAAGGGGATCGGCGGCCGAACGGGAATGGCGATTCTGTCCGTTTTCTCCGTGGACGATATCCTTCGGGCCGTGTCCCTGGCCGACGTCGCCGCCTTTACGCGGGTTCCCGGCGTGGGACGCAAGACGGCAGAGCGGCTGTGTTTCGAGCTTCGGAACCTTCTCCCCGAGGCATTGACGGACTCCATCCCGACGGCCGGTGCGGGCCTTGCCGCGCCGTCGCGGACGGCGGACACGGTGGGGGAGGCCCTGCGCTCCCTCGGATTCGCACAGACGGATATCGGTCCGGTCCTGTCCGCTATCCGGGCCGCACGCGGCGAGGAATTTGAACGCATGGACGAGGAGTCCCTTCTGAAGGCCGCTTTGAAGGAACTCCAGCAAGGGCTCCGTTAGGGAAGCCGGTACGCGGAGGGACCCGGTACGATGCAGGACGATCGGTACGAAAACGAGCCCCGTTTTTTCTCGGCTCCCCGTTCTCAGGAGGATGTGACCGTCAGGCCCCGTTCCCTCGACGATTTCATCGGTCAGGAACGGGTGCGCGAGAAGCTGAGGATCTATCTGGAGGCGGCCCGTGGGCGCGGAGAGCCCCTGGACCATATCCTCTTCTACGGACCTCCAGGGCTGGGCAAGACGACGCTGGCGGGCATCATCGCCCAGGAGATGGGAGGCCAGCTGCGCACGACGACGGGGCCCGCGCTCGAGCGCGCCGGGGACCTCGCGGCGATCGTCTCGAACGTGGAGCCGGGCGACGTGCTGTTCATCGACGAGATCCACCGTATGCCGGCCCAGGTCGAGGAGATCCTCTACCCTGCGATGGAGGACTTCGCCCTTCACATCGTGGTGGGCAAGGGGCCCCTGGCGAAGACGATCGGGCTCTCCCTGCCGCGCTTTACGCTCTGCGGGGCGACGACCCGGCTGGGGCTCCTGACCTCGCCTCTGCGCGCCCGCTTCGGAATCGTCGAGCAGCTCGCCCTTTATACGGAGGAGGAACTGACCCGCATTGTCCTCAGGGCCGGCGGCGTCATGGAAATTCAAATTCTCGGCGAGGCGGCGCGGGAGATTGCCCGGCGCGCGCGCGGGACACCCCGTGTTGCCCTGAGGCTCCTGCGCCGCGTTCGGGACGTCGCGGCGGTTCGGGGAGCGGGGAGCGTCGACGCGGAGGTCGCCGCCCGCGCCATGGACATGCTCGATGTCGACGCCGAGGGGTTGGACGAGGGGGACCGCCGTATCCTGCGGACGATCGTCGAGCTGT comes from the uncultured Fretibacterium sp. genome and includes:
- the ruvA gene encoding Holliday junction branch migration protein RuvA, whose product is MIRCLTGEVLNVVENAVLLDVHGMGFDVLCSRGALALCRAGERVRLTVFMQVSEAGASLFGFADERERELFLKITTIKGIGGRTGMAILSVFSVDDILRAVSLADVAAFTRVPGVGRKTAERLCFELRNLLPEALTDSIPTAGAGLAAPSRTADTVGEALRSLGFAQTDIGPVLSAIRAARGEEFERMDEESLLKAALKELQQGLR
- the ruvB gene encoding Holliday junction branch migration DNA helicase RuvB translates to MQDDRYENEPRFFSAPRSQEDVTVRPRSLDDFIGQERVREKLRIYLEAARGRGEPLDHILFYGPPGLGKTTLAGIIAQEMGGQLRTTTGPALERAGDLAAIVSNVEPGDVLFIDEIHRMPAQVEEILYPAMEDFALHIVVGKGPLAKTIGLSLPRFTLCGATTRLGLLTSPLRARFGIVEQLALYTEEELTRIVLRAGGVMEIQILGEAAREIARRARGTPRVALRLLRRVRDVAAVRGAGSVDAEVAARAMDMLDVDAEGLDEGDRRILRTIVELFDGGPVGLGTMAAALNEDMQTIEDIYEPYLIQKGFLERTPRGRRVTGSAYAYLGKPVPGGREGLLLPFGGEDGEA